A window of the Candidatus Methylomirabilota bacterium genome harbors these coding sequences:
- the yajC gene encoding preprotein translocase subunit YajC encodes MVDLAFAAAQSPSGQGGGSAMVQVAFFAAIFAIFYFLLIRPQQKQRRERESLLTKVKAGDRVVMSSGLHGTVVKLSEHSVTIKVADQVRLEFDRTAIGRIVPSSGEGAAGS; translated from the coding sequence ATGGTGGATCTCGCGTTCGCGGCGGCGCAGTCGCCCAGCGGGCAGGGCGGCGGCTCGGCCATGGTGCAGGTCGCCTTCTTCGCGGCCATCTTCGCTATCTTCTACTTCCTCCTCATCCGCCCCCAGCAGAAGCAGCGGCGCGAGCGCGAGTCGCTGCTCACCAAGGTCAAGGCGGGGGACCGCGTGGTGATGTCGAGCGGCTTGCACGGCACCGTGGTCAAGCTCTCGGAGCACAGCGTCACCATCAAGGTGGCCGACCAGGTGCGCCTCGAGTTCGACCGCACGGCCATTGGCCGCATCGTGCCGTCCTCGGGCGAGGGCGCCGCGGGCTCCTGA
- a CDS encoding SpoIID/LytB domain-containing protein, with translation MALLAALGLALPLALSAPAWASGDIRVGLAEGLATVEVGGGPMLVHDLAGRALAEEPITWLRVLRRDGGLEWRGQRLTGLRVSPAGGHALRFQQRPYPGVLEVMLGPEGLMVVNQLPLEEYLVGAVKAEAGDKWPLEMLKAQAIVARTYAAYHRRLNGTKPYHLMSSTANQQYAGQVLETSPAWSAVRETEGQVLLWEGDLFPAFYHTDSGGYTEDPRAVFAASNMPALPPVRVEFPSASPHHAWILDVPLADLATALRRGGVSVGSIVGLRVVERSTSLRVSRIAVDGTRGTATLRGNDLRRLVGYDTLKSTLFAVSVDRAYARFAGRGYGHGVGLDQWSAKTMAEQGYAARQIALYYYPGATLASLTASPSLK, from the coding sequence GTGGCTCTTCTCGCGGCGCTAGGCCTGGCCCTCCCGCTGGCCCTGTCGGCGCCGGCCTGGGCATCGGGCGATATCCGCGTCGGTCTGGCCGAAGGGCTAGCCACGGTCGAGGTGGGCGGCGGCCCCATGCTCGTCCATGACCTCGCGGGCCGCGCGCTCGCCGAGGAGCCAATCACCTGGCTGCGGGTGCTCCGACGGGACGGCGGGCTGGAGTGGCGCGGGCAACGCCTGACGGGTCTTCGTGTGTCCCCGGCCGGGGGCCATGCCCTTCGCTTCCAGCAAAGGCCCTATCCAGGCGTCCTCGAGGTGATGCTCGGGCCCGAAGGGCTGATGGTGGTGAACCAGCTCCCGCTCGAGGAATACCTGGTCGGCGCCGTCAAGGCCGAGGCCGGCGACAAGTGGCCCCTCGAGATGCTCAAGGCCCAGGCCATCGTGGCCCGCACCTACGCTGCGTATCACCGGCGGCTCAATGGGACCAAGCCCTACCACCTGATGTCGAGTACGGCCAATCAGCAGTACGCCGGACAGGTACTCGAGACCTCGCCGGCCTGGTCGGCCGTGCGGGAGACAGAGGGGCAGGTGCTGCTCTGGGAGGGTGATCTCTTCCCGGCCTTCTATCACACGGACAGCGGGGGCTACACCGAGGACCCGCGCGCCGTGTTCGCCGCCAGCAACATGCCGGCGCTTCCCCCGGTGCGGGTGGAGTTTCCCTCGGCCTCTCCGCACCACGCCTGGATCCTAGACGTGCCGCTCGCGGATCTCGCCACCGCCTTGAGGAGGGGCGGGGTCTCGGTGGGCAGCATCGTGGGCCTCCGCGTGGTCGAGCGCAGCACCTCGTTGCGGGTCTCTCGCATCGCCGTCGACGGCACGCGCGGCACCGCCACCCTGCGCGGCAACGATCTCCGACGCCTGGTCGGCTACGATACGCTGAAAAGCACGCTGTTCGCGGTCTCGGTGGATCGGGCCTATGCTCGATTCGCCGGGCGCGGCTATGGCCATGGCGTCGGCCTCGATCAGTGGAGCGCCAAGACCATGGCCGAGCAGGGCTATGCGGCCCGCCAGATCGCCCTCTACTACTACCCCGGGGCCACGCTCGCTTCGCTGACGGCCAGTCCCTCACTCAAGTAG
- the ruvA gene encoding Holliday junction branch migration protein RuvA has product MIALLRGRLRRKHENRVVVEAAGVGYEVVLPPVVQQAIAGALASDGDGAAEVTLEIHYHATQNQPSPVLIGFLSGLEKEFFEKLITVKDVGPLVAARSLASPVSEIAAAIARQDEAYLRRLPGIGPQKAKNIVAQLSSKVAKFALSQPGAVVEHGKATAPASVRMDEDGLRGAVFEIMTKQLGHRPGEAAHLITAALSRKPGITTPEELFDEIYRGAKTP; this is encoded by the coding sequence ATGATCGCCCTCCTGCGCGGACGACTGCGCCGGAAGCACGAGAACCGCGTGGTGGTCGAGGCGGCGGGAGTCGGCTACGAGGTCGTGCTGCCCCCGGTGGTCCAGCAGGCCATCGCGGGCGCGCTCGCGAGCGACGGAGACGGCGCGGCCGAGGTGACGCTGGAGATCCACTACCACGCGACCCAGAACCAGCCCTCGCCCGTGCTGATCGGGTTCCTCTCCGGACTCGAGAAAGAATTCTTCGAGAAGCTCATCACGGTCAAGGACGTGGGCCCGCTGGTGGCGGCCCGGTCGCTTGCCTCGCCGGTTTCGGAGATCGCCGCCGCCATCGCGCGCCAGGACGAGGCCTATCTTCGGCGCCTGCCGGGTATCGGTCCTCAGAAGGCCAAGAACATCGTGGCCCAGCTGTCTTCCAAGGTCGCCAAGTTCGCCCTGTCCCAGCCGGGGGCGGTGGTGGAGCACGGCAAGGCCACCGCGCCCGCTTCCGTCCGTATGGATGAGGATGGCCTGCGAGGCGCGGTCTTCGAGATCATGACCAAGCAGCTGGGCCATCGGCCGGGCGAGGCCGCCCATCTCATCACCGCCGCCCTGTCCCGGAAGCCGGGCATCACCACCCCGGAAGAGCTCTTCGACGAGATCTACCGCGGGGCCAAGACCCCGTGA
- the queA gene encoding tRNA preQ1(34) S-adenosylmethionine ribosyltransferase-isomerase QueA has protein sequence MAMDLSLFDYELPPERIAQEPAEARDASRLLVLDRGRHRWEDARFSDLPRWLRAGDCLVVNESRVIPARLLGLLEGEDTAVELLMVRALEGMRWEALVRPGRRLRVGARVSLAHGAARVTVLDRRPEGARVVEIEAPWPVQELLERHGLPPLPPYIARHDAPKPEDWERYQTVYARPPGSIAAPTAGLHFTRALLERLAAAGVEIHPITLHVGPGTFRPIRTRAVEAHRLAPETAEVRAATAEAVNRARAEGRRVIAIGTTATRTLEWASDATGVVQGRSGEADLFVFPGHRFRVVDALVTNFHLPRSSLLLLVSAFAGRELILAAYAHAVAEGYRFYSYGDAMLIL, from the coding sequence ATGGCGATGGATCTCTCCCTGTTTGACTATGAGCTGCCACCGGAGCGCATCGCGCAGGAGCCCGCGGAGGCGCGCGATGCTTCCCGGCTCCTCGTGCTGGACCGCGGGCGCCACCGCTGGGAGGATGCGCGGTTCTCGGATCTGCCGCGGTGGCTGCGGGCCGGCGACTGCCTCGTGGTCAACGAGAGCCGGGTCATCCCGGCACGGCTCCTGGGCCTCCTGGAGGGTGAGGACACCGCGGTCGAGCTGCTCATGGTGCGGGCGCTCGAGGGCATGCGCTGGGAGGCATTGGTGCGTCCCGGCCGGCGCCTTCGAGTGGGCGCGCGGGTCTCGCTGGCGCATGGCGCCGCGCGCGTCACCGTGCTCGACCGCCGCCCCGAAGGAGCTCGCGTGGTCGAGATCGAGGCGCCCTGGCCCGTGCAGGAGCTTCTCGAGCGCCACGGGCTGCCGCCCCTCCCTCCTTACATCGCGCGTCACGACGCGCCCAAGCCCGAGGACTGGGAGCGCTACCAGACGGTGTACGCGCGCCCCCCGGGCTCGATTGCCGCGCCGACGGCCGGACTCCACTTCACCCGGGCCCTTCTCGAGCGCCTGGCCGCGGCCGGCGTGGAGATTCACCCCATCACCCTGCATGTAGGACCCGGCACGTTTCGGCCCATCCGTACGCGCGCCGTCGAGGCGCATCGTCTCGCGCCCGAGACCGCCGAGGTGCGCGCGGCGACCGCCGAGGCCGTGAACCGGGCCCGCGCGGAGGGCCGCAGAGTCATCGCCATCGGGACCACGGCCACCCGGACTCTGGAGTGGGCGTCCGACGCCACGGGCGTGGTCCAGGGGCGGAGCGGCGAGGCGGACCTGTTCGTCTTTCCGGGCCACCGCTTCAGGGTCGTGGATGCCCTCGTCACGAATTTTCATCTGCCTCGCTCGAGCCTGCTCTTGCTCGTCTCGGCGTTCGCCGGGCGCGAGCTCATCCTCGCCGCCTACGCCCACGCCGTGGCTGAGGGCTATAGGTTTTATTCCTACGGCGACGCGATGCTGATCCTGTGA
- a CDS encoding DUF2905 domain-containing protein — protein MADLGKMLLGVGLVMVLLGGILLLVSNFAGKVPWLGRLPGDIYIERGSWRFYFPLGTSILLSVVLSLLVWLFSRR, from the coding sequence GTGGCCGACTTGGGGAAAATGCTTCTCGGGGTCGGGCTCGTGATGGTACTTCTTGGAGGAATTCTGCTTCTCGTCTCCAACTTCGCGGGAAAGGTGCCATGGCTCGGACGATTGCCGGGGGATATCTATATCGAGCGGGGAAGCTGGCGGTTCTATTTTCCGCTCGGCACCTCCATCCTGCTCTCCGTCGTGCTGTCGCTGCTCGTGTGGCTCTTCTCGCGGCGCTAG
- the tgt gene encoding tRNA guanosine(34) transglycosylase Tgt, with protein sequence MTAPVTFEVLARDGAARAGRLGTRHGAVETPAFMPVATVGSVKGLSPADVRASGGQIVLANTYHLFLRPGHEVIRELGGLHRFMGWEGPLLTDSGGFQVFSLSKLRRLGEEGVEFRSHIDGSLRLLTPEVCVEIQHALGVDILHPLDECLPYPATETDTERSLGLTLRWLARSVTIHAKGDGGRALFGIVQGGSYPVLRRRATEAVCAYDLPGYSIGGLAVGEDTGRLYDMAELTAALLPPDRPRYLMGVGKPRDLVEAVARGIDLFDCVVPTRNARNGQAFTANGPLTISHARHARDPGPLDAECPCEACRQFSRAYLRHLFAARELLAYRLLSLHNLTFYHGLLTSARHAITEGRFSSFRSRFLDRYGVESLGGSDPTSMVTEA encoded by the coding sequence GTGACGGCGCCCGTGACCTTCGAGGTGCTGGCGCGGGACGGCGCCGCGCGGGCCGGACGGCTCGGCACGCGTCACGGGGCCGTCGAGACGCCGGCCTTCATGCCCGTGGCCACGGTCGGATCGGTCAAGGGCCTCTCGCCGGCAGACGTCCGCGCCTCCGGCGGGCAGATCGTGCTCGCCAATACCTACCATCTCTTCCTGCGCCCCGGGCACGAGGTGATCCGCGAGCTGGGCGGGCTCCACCGCTTCATGGGCTGGGAGGGGCCTCTGCTCACGGACTCCGGGGGCTTCCAGGTCTTCAGCCTGTCGAAGCTCCGAAGGCTGGGCGAGGAGGGCGTGGAGTTCCGCTCGCACATCGATGGCTCGCTGCGCCTCCTCACGCCAGAGGTCTGCGTCGAGATCCAGCACGCGCTGGGCGTGGACATCCTCCACCCCCTCGACGAATGCCTGCCCTATCCCGCGACGGAGACAGACACGGAGCGGTCGCTCGGACTCACCCTCCGGTGGCTCGCTCGATCGGTGACGATCCATGCCAAGGGCGATGGCGGCCGAGCGCTCTTCGGGATCGTGCAGGGCGGGAGCTACCCCGTATTGAGGCGGCGGGCCACCGAGGCGGTCTGCGCCTATGACCTGCCGGGCTACTCGATCGGCGGCCTCGCGGTCGGCGAGGACACCGGGCGTCTCTACGACATGGCGGAGCTGACGGCCGCCCTTCTCCCGCCGGATCGGCCCCGCTACTTGATGGGAGTGGGCAAGCCGCGGGACCTGGTGGAGGCCGTCGCGCGCGGGATCGACCTGTTCGACTGCGTGGTCCCGACGCGCAATGCCCGCAACGGCCAGGCTTTCACGGCGAACGGGCCGCTCACCATCAGCCACGCGCGCCACGCGCGTGATCCCGGCCCCCTCGACGCGGAGTGCCCGTGTGAAGCGTGTCGGCAGTTCTCCCGCGCGTATCTCCGACACCTCTTCGCGGCGCGAGAGCTCCTGGCCTATCGGCTCCTCTCCTTGCACAACCTGACCTTCTATCACGGGCTCTTGACGAGCGCGCGTCACGCGATCACGGAAGGCCGGTTTTCCTCTTTCCGGTCTCGGTTTCTCGACCGTTATGGGGTAGAATCCCTGGGCGGTTCGGACCCCACCTCGATGGTCACGGAGGCCTGA
- the secD gene encoding protein translocase subunit SecD: protein MTRRLWLRVGIVAVVAVVSIFYLYPPKKTINLGLDLQGGIHLVLGVDIDKAFQTQVDRVGDSIRGAVEKKGIALKAVERRGTTELVVQLASPPQWAEAQTALKEFGALEIKESDQTAGRVVLAMRPREVTAQREWFIKQGLETIRNRVDQFGVAEPSIQQQGDNRILVQLPGVQDPERAKALIGKTALLEFKLVNESASVEQAVAGQVPPGSELVYQRRVDKETKEERKTPFVVEKKAHLTGADVANARVSIDQNTSEPYVSLEFTAAGAKAFAELTTNNVGRHLAIILDGNLYSAPVIRERIPSGQAQITGGFTTEAATDLAIVLRAGALPAPVQVLEERTVGPSLGADSIRKGIVSSAAAALAVVLFMLVYYRVSGLIADVALGLNLLILLAAMAGFHATLTLPGIAGVVLTIGMAVDTNILIFERIREELRGGKTVRAAIDSGFARAFRTVIDTHVTVLVSAAILYQFGTGPVKGFAVTLAIGLLASLFTAVFFTRLVFDLMYMRSRRVESISI from the coding sequence ATGACCCGCCGTCTCTGGCTCCGCGTCGGCATCGTGGCCGTGGTGGCGGTGGTGTCGATCTTCTACCTCTACCCTCCGAAGAAGACCATCAACCTCGGCCTCGATCTTCAGGGCGGCATCCACCTCGTGCTCGGCGTGGACATCGACAAGGCTTTCCAGACCCAGGTCGATCGGGTCGGGGACAGCATCCGCGGCGCGGTCGAGAAGAAGGGGATAGCCCTCAAGGCCGTCGAGCGGCGGGGCACCACGGAGCTCGTCGTGCAGCTAGCCTCCCCCCCGCAATGGGCGGAAGCCCAGACCGCGCTCAAGGAGTTCGGCGCGCTCGAGATCAAGGAATCCGATCAGACGGCCGGCCGCGTCGTGCTCGCCATGCGCCCGCGCGAGGTCACGGCCCAGCGCGAGTGGTTCATCAAGCAGGGTCTCGAGACCATTCGAAACCGCGTGGACCAGTTCGGGGTGGCGGAGCCTTCCATTCAGCAGCAGGGCGACAACCGCATCCTCGTCCAGCTGCCGGGGGTCCAGGACCCCGAGCGGGCCAAGGCTCTGATCGGCAAGACCGCGCTGCTCGAGTTCAAGCTGGTCAACGAGAGTGCCAGTGTCGAGCAGGCGGTGGCGGGGCAGGTGCCGCCGGGTTCAGAGCTGGTCTATCAGCGCCGCGTCGACAAGGAGACCAAGGAGGAGCGCAAGACCCCCTTCGTGGTCGAGAAGAAGGCGCATCTCACGGGGGCCGACGTCGCCAATGCGCGCGTCTCCATCGACCAGAACACGAGCGAGCCCTATGTGTCGCTCGAGTTCACGGCGGCCGGCGCGAAGGCCTTCGCGGAATTGACCACGAACAATGTCGGCCGCCATCTTGCCATCATCCTCGACGGCAACCTCTACTCCGCTCCCGTCATCCGCGAGCGGATTCCCTCGGGGCAGGCCCAGATCACGGGCGGGTTCACCACGGAGGCCGCGACCGATCTGGCCATCGTGCTGCGGGCGGGCGCCCTGCCCGCGCCCGTGCAGGTGCTCGAGGAGCGCACGGTGGGACCGTCGCTCGGCGCCGACTCGATTCGCAAGGGCATCGTCTCGAGCGCGGCGGCCGCCCTGGCCGTGGTGCTGTTCATGCTCGTCTATTACCGGGTGTCCGGGCTCATCGCCGACGTCGCCCTCGGGCTCAACCTGCTCATCCTGCTCGCGGCTATGGCCGGCTTCCACGCCACCCTGACCCTGCCGGGCATCGCGGGTGTGGTGCTGACGATCGGCATGGCCGTGGACACCAATATCCTGATCTTCGAGCGCATCCGGGAGGAGCTGCGCGGCGGCAAGACGGTGCGCGCGGCCATCGACTCGGGCTTCGCCCGCGCCTTCCGCACGGTCATCGACACCCACGTGACCGTGCTCGTCTCCGCGGCCATCCTGTACCAGTTCGGCACCGGACCCGTGAAGGGATTCGCGGTCACCCTCGCCATCGGCCTCCTGGCCAGCCTCTTCACGGCCGTGTTCTTCACCCGCCTGGTCTTCGACCTGATGTACATGCGATCCCGGCGGGTCGAGAGCATCTCGATCTAG
- the secF gene encoding protein translocase subunit SecF, with amino-acid sequence MMQIFVNAKYDFVGKRRWFYAVSGGSILVSIIWILFVGGLNYGIDFTGGALVQVRYDKPASVDLVRRGLDEIKLGTAIIQQFGDPQEYLIRLPHVAEKPDDLAKQVQAVLAKAAGASVEIRRLEFVGPQVGRDLQLQALYAVLAGMAGILIYVAFRFHFRDGVISVVAIAHDVIVTLGALSLTQREMSLPVLAALLTIVGYSINDTIVVFDRIRENRAKGLRKGQTIAELVNTAMNQTLSRTLLTSFTTFISAVVLLVFGGEVLRDFAFALVVGVVTGTYSSIAAASLVMDWETWSRVRTKTAGKVPAKA; translated from the coding sequence ATGATGCAGATCTTCGTCAACGCCAAGTACGACTTCGTGGGCAAGCGGCGCTGGTTCTACGCCGTCTCCGGCGGGTCCATTCTCGTGAGCATCATCTGGATCCTCTTCGTGGGCGGCCTCAACTACGGTATCGACTTCACGGGGGGCGCGCTCGTGCAGGTTCGGTACGACAAGCCAGCCTCCGTTGATCTCGTTCGACGCGGCCTCGACGAGATCAAGCTCGGCACGGCGATCATCCAGCAATTCGGTGATCCTCAGGAATATCTGATCCGACTGCCGCACGTCGCAGAGAAGCCGGACGACCTCGCCAAGCAGGTGCAGGCGGTCCTGGCCAAGGCCGCGGGCGCATCGGTGGAGATCCGGCGCCTCGAGTTCGTCGGCCCGCAGGTGGGCCGAGACCTCCAGCTGCAGGCCCTCTATGCCGTCCTGGCCGGCATGGCGGGCATCCTGATCTATGTCGCCTTCCGCTTTCATTTCCGCGACGGGGTCATCTCGGTGGTGGCCATCGCCCACGACGTCATCGTCACCCTGGGCGCGCTCTCGCTGACCCAGCGCGAGATGTCCCTGCCTGTGCTGGCGGCCCTCCTGACCATCGTGGGCTACTCCATCAACGACACCATCGTCGTCTTCGACCGCATCCGGGAGAACCGCGCCAAGGGCCTGCGGAAGGGCCAGACCATCGCCGAGCTGGTCAATACCGCCATGAACCAGACCCTGTCCCGGACGCTCCTGACGTCCTTCACGACCTTCATCTCCGCCGTTGTCCTCCTCGTCTTCGGGGGCGAGGTCCTGCGTGATTTCGCCTTCGCTCTCGTGGTCGGGGTGGTCACGGGCACCTACTCGTCCATCGCGGCGGCCTCGCTGGTCATGGACTGGGAGACCTGGAGTCGGGTTCGGACCAAGACGGCGGGCAAGGTTCCCGCGAAGGCCTGA
- the ruvB gene encoding Holliday junction branch migration DNA helicase RuvB, with protein sequence MSHVALPEETQVERQLRPQRLDEYVGQRAAVESLRVSVLAAGQRGEPLDHVLLSGPPGLGKTTLATILANEMSASIVTTAGPSLERGGDLMGILTNLNERDVLFVDEIHRLPRIVEELLYPAMEDFTVNFVMDKGLNARTMRIPLRPFTLVGATTRPGMLSSPLRERFGIFHHLDFYSLEELQAIITRSASILGAPLQPDGAGAIAKRSRGTPRIANRLLRRVRDYVQVKGTGVVSGAAAVDALSREGVDSEGLDRLDTRFLKAIIEQYGGGPVGLEAIAATINDEAETLAEVVEPFLLKIGFLVRTPTGRKATPAAYAHLGFATPAPGGQGMLPI encoded by the coding sequence ATGAGTCACGTCGCCTTGCCCGAGGAGACGCAGGTCGAGCGGCAGCTCCGGCCCCAGCGGCTCGACGAGTATGTCGGCCAGCGGGCGGCCGTGGAGAGTTTGCGCGTCTCCGTCCTGGCCGCCGGCCAGCGGGGCGAGCCGCTCGATCATGTGCTTCTGTCGGGCCCTCCGGGGCTGGGCAAGACCACCCTGGCCACCATCCTCGCCAATGAGATGTCCGCTTCGATCGTCACCACGGCCGGGCCCTCGCTCGAGCGCGGGGGCGACCTGATGGGCATCCTCACCAACCTCAATGAGCGGGACGTCCTCTTCGTGGACGAGATCCACCGGCTGCCGCGCATCGTCGAGGAGCTCCTCTATCCGGCCATGGAGGACTTCACCGTCAATTTCGTCATGGACAAGGGCCTGAACGCCCGCACCATGCGGATCCCCCTTCGGCCCTTCACGCTCGTGGGAGCCACCACTCGGCCGGGCATGCTCTCGTCGCCGCTCCGCGAGCGCTTCGGCATCTTCCACCACCTGGATTTCTACTCGCTGGAGGAGCTCCAGGCCATCATCACGCGCTCGGCCTCCATCCTGGGCGCCCCCCTCCAGCCGGACGGGGCCGGGGCCATCGCCAAGCGATCGCGCGGGACGCCCCGCATCGCCAACCGTCTCCTGCGACGGGTGCGCGACTATGTCCAGGTCAAGGGCACCGGAGTGGTGTCGGGGGCCGCGGCCGTCGATGCCCTCAGCCGCGAGGGAGTCGACTCGGAAGGGCTCGATCGGCTCGACACGCGCTTCCTCAAGGCGATCATCGAGCAGTACGGAGGGGGCCCCGTCGGGCTCGAGGCCATTGCCGCCACCATTAATGATGAAGCGGAGACTCTCGCGGAGGTCGTGGAGCCCTTCCTCCTCAAGATCGGCTTCCTCGTGCGGACGCCCACCGGCCGCAAGGCGACGCCGGCCGCGTATGCCCATCTCGGGTTCGCCACGCCGGCTCCGGGCGGGCAGGGCATGCTGCCGATCTAG
- a CDS encoding crossover junction endodeoxyribonuclease RuvC yields MGVDPGLVDTGFGILEAGPGAVTVVAAGVVSTTSTLPLEARLNAIHRAMVKIIEERRPAFLVVEDLYTEYKFPRTAILMGHARGVIYLAARQLGVAVTALSPSEVKRAVTGNGAAGKAQVQRSVQTLLGLKDLPRPSHLADALGLAVTGLARVTGITPRARAVR; encoded by the coding sequence GCTCGTGGACACGGGCTTCGGAATCCTCGAGGCGGGGCCGGGCGCGGTGACGGTCGTGGCGGCGGGGGTGGTGTCGACCACGTCCACCCTGCCCCTCGAAGCCCGGCTCAATGCCATTCACCGGGCCATGGTCAAGATCATCGAGGAGCGCCGGCCGGCCTTCCTGGTCGTCGAGGATCTCTACACCGAGTACAAGTTTCCCCGCACGGCCATCCTCATGGGCCATGCCCGCGGGGTCATCTATCTCGCCGCGCGCCAGCTCGGCGTGGCCGTGACCGCCCTCTCACCGTCGGAGGTCAAGCGCGCGGTGACGGGCAATGGCGCGGCGGGCAAGGCGCAGGTCCAGCGCAGCGTCCAGACCCTCCTCGGCCTCAAGGACCTGCCGCGGCCCTCGCACCTGGCCGACGCGCTCGGCCTCGCCGTCACCGGTCTCGCCCGCGTCACCGGCATCACCCCACGGGCTCGAGCGGTCAGATGA
- a CDS encoding tRNA-binding protein, whose product MAISWADFERVDMRVGVITDAQPFPEAKNPALKLSIDFGPLGVKRSSAQITDRYAPGDLVGRRVVAVVNFPPKQIGPFVSEVLVLGAYDEHGAVILLRPDFDVTPGSKIG is encoded by the coding sequence ATGGCCATCTCGTGGGCAGATTTCGAGCGAGTGGACATGCGTGTCGGGGTGATCACGGACGCTCAGCCCTTCCCCGAAGCCAAGAATCCGGCCCTCAAGCTCTCCATCGACTTCGGCCCTCTCGGCGTCAAGCGCTCGAGCGCGCAGATCACGGATCGCTACGCGCCGGGCGATCTCGTAGGACGGCGCGTGGTCGCCGTGGTGAACTTCCCGCCCAAGCAGATCGGACCCTTCGTCTCCGAGGTGCTCGTGCTGGGCGCCTACGACGAGCATGGCGCGGTCATCCTCCTCCGCCCCGACTTCGACGTCACGCCAGGATCGAAGATCGGGTAA